In Leptospira stimsonii, a single window of DNA contains:
- a CDS encoding glycosyl hydrolase family 18 protein produces MILFRILTLICLLVSSSLLANDPKPIWNYMIHPSINQKSSLDWTTIFTKSHTLCFTGFYLKENGSLSSVEIPNSFLSSARKNNVRLIPLVTSANPYGWHFLKTETGMQNAIDSLIHFMEQYPTLSGLQLDIETVSSSQISNYKRFLKELKKRLPREKVLTLALFPQIEFPNSNSKIHAELLNADFIDEFVLMSYDFHSPKTEPGPVTSVSWTKKNLDFLSDKISPSKLWLGLPRYGYFWKQGARVKILNQKSLLKNKNRFRISDENDGFIKLQNSDGIGFISDEKSLFQFQELVERYRLKGTAFWRIGF; encoded by the coding sequence GTGATCCTTTTTCGAATTCTTACCCTAATCTGCTTACTCGTAAGTTCCTCGCTTTTGGCAAACGATCCGAAGCCGATTTGGAATTATATGATCCATCCATCGATCAACCAAAAGTCTTCTTTAGATTGGACAACAATTTTTACAAAATCGCATACTCTTTGTTTTACGGGATTCTATCTCAAGGAGAATGGAAGTCTTTCTTCCGTTGAGATTCCAAATTCTTTTTTGTCCTCGGCTCGAAAAAACAACGTTCGTTTGATTCCATTGGTTACTTCCGCCAATCCGTATGGTTGGCATTTTTTGAAAACGGAAACCGGAATGCAGAACGCAATCGATAGCCTCATTCATTTTATGGAACAATATCCTACTTTATCAGGATTGCAATTGGATATCGAAACCGTCTCAAGTTCTCAAATATCGAATTATAAAAGGTTTCTAAAAGAATTGAAAAAGAGACTTCCTCGTGAGAAAGTTTTGACATTAGCCTTGTTTCCTCAGATCGAATTCCCCAATTCGAATTCTAAAATCCACGCCGAACTACTAAACGCAGATTTTATCGACGAGTTCGTTCTCATGAGCTACGATTTCCATTCTCCCAAAACCGAACCGGGACCGGTGACTTCCGTATCCTGGACCAAGAAGAATCTGGACTTTTTATCCGATAAAATTTCTCCTTCGAAGTTGTGGTTGGGTCTTCCTCGTTACGGTTATTTTTGGAAACAAGGTGCAAGAGTAAAAATTCTCAATCAAAAGAGTCTTTTAAAAAATAAAAATCGTTTTCGAATTTCGGACGAAAACGACGGATTTATAAAACTTCAAAATTCAGATGGAATCGGATTTATCTCGGACGAAAAATCTCTATTCCAATTCCAAGAATTGGTAGAACGATATCGACTCAAAGGAACCGCTTTTTGGAGAATCGGGTTTTAA
- a CDS encoding fructosamine kinase family protein: protein MVIKSALEEAIYDGLERLGILNSSSRPKISLHSSSLNEIYLVNSPAHSFAVKVIPNREMAETEKESLEQLYRVGVRVPECYGTVQSGNTWFLVMDFIEAGTSAGAREDLIRSLKLLYQKDSNSWGWKRNNFIGTLPQKNRWFSSFEEFYWECRLTPQLEMAFERKLMTQKDLDSVTQIFRKFTEDWSLNRSRPRLIHGDLWSGNILTGKNGHSYLIDPSISFSHPEQDLAMLNLFGSSLNLEEMQEILSSIGVDDPGHLKDRIPFWQIYPVLVHINLFGPSYLSSLRQILRYYGKS from the coding sequence GTGGTCATCAAATCAGCATTAGAAGAGGCGATCTACGACGGTCTGGAAAGGCTAGGAATTTTGAATTCCAGCTCGAGGCCTAAAATCTCTCTCCATTCCTCCAGTCTCAATGAAATCTATCTCGTAAATTCTCCGGCTCATTCTTTCGCTGTAAAAGTGATTCCCAATCGTGAGATGGCCGAAACGGAAAAAGAATCTCTCGAACAACTGTATCGAGTCGGTGTTCGGGTTCCCGAATGTTACGGAACCGTACAATCCGGAAACACTTGGTTTCTCGTAATGGATTTTATCGAAGCGGGAACGAGTGCCGGTGCGCGAGAAGATCTAATCCGAAGTCTCAAGTTACTCTATCAAAAAGATTCCAATTCTTGGGGTTGGAAAAGAAACAATTTTATCGGAACTCTTCCTCAAAAGAATCGATGGTTCTCTAGCTTCGAGGAATTCTACTGGGAATGTCGTTTAACACCGCAGTTGGAAATGGCGTTCGAACGCAAATTGATGACTCAGAAAGATTTGGATAGTGTAACTCAGATTTTTCGAAAGTTTACTGAAGATTGGTCCCTCAATCGTTCCCGACCGAGGCTGATTCACGGCGATCTATGGTCCGGTAATATCCTTACCGGAAAAAACGGACATTCTTATCTTATCGATCCTTCGATTTCCTTTTCTCATCCCGAACAAGATCTCGCGATGTTGAATCTATTCGGAAGTTCTTTGAATTTGGAGGAAATGCAGGAGATTCTTTCCTCCATTGGCGTCGATGATCCTGGACATTTAAAGGATAGAATTCCTTTTTGGCAGATTTATCCGGTCTTAGTGCATATCAATCTTTTCGGCCCTTCTTATCTTTCCTCGCTCAGACAGATTCTTCGTTACTACGGCAAAAGTTAA
- a CDS encoding SDR family oxidoreductase — protein MNLSGNTILITGATSGIGLELAKRFATLENTVLALGRNKESLSKLSSIPGIQTIQCDLTKPADFDKLISLIKKKYSSLNMLINNAGIQFNPDFLKDSDQTANIEKEIQTNLTIPIRLISILIPILKVHKDSAIVNVTSGLALVPKKSAPLYCGTKAGLHLFTEALRYQLEESNIRVIEMLPPQVDTPMTAGRGKNKLTTKELADQFFSALEKDKVYIGIGVVRYLRFLLRIFPSLIYKVVKNA, from the coding sequence ATGAACCTATCTGGAAATACGATTTTAATTACGGGCGCCACGTCGGGAATCGGTCTCGAACTTGCAAAGCGATTTGCTACACTTGAGAACACGGTTCTTGCTTTGGGAAGAAACAAAGAGTCGCTTTCTAAGTTGTCTTCTATTCCCGGAATTCAAACGATACAATGTGATCTGACAAAACCGGCCGATTTCGATAAGCTGATTTCGCTTATCAAAAAGAAATATTCTTCTCTTAATATGTTGATCAATAATGCCGGCATTCAGTTTAACCCGGATTTTCTAAAAGATTCCGATCAAACGGCGAACATAGAAAAAGAAATTCAAACCAACTTAACGATTCCGATCCGTTTGATTTCCATCTTAATCCCGATTTTAAAAGTTCATAAGGATTCCGCGATCGTAAACGTGACGTCGGGGCTTGCGTTGGTTCCCAAAAAATCAGCACCCCTTTATTGCGGCACAAAGGCAGGACTTCATTTGTTTACGGAGGCTCTCCGTTATCAGTTGGAAGAATCGAATATCCGAGTCATCGAAATGTTGCCTCCCCAAGTGGACACGCCGATGACGGCAGGTCGTGGAAAGAATAAACTGACGACGAAAGAATTAGCGGATCAATTTTTTTCGGCTTTGGAAAAGGACAAAGTTTATATCGGAATCGGAGTGGTTCGATATCTACGTTTTCTTCTTCGTATTTTTCCGTCTTTGATCTATAAGGTCGTAAAAAATGCCTAA
- a CDS encoding ABC transporter ATP-binding protein, producing MNPKNSNESTNVVIDVRNVIKRFKNTTAVNGLSLEIQKGEFVALLGPNGAGKTTLIEMLEGIQKPDEGSISILGTTWKENETLLRSKIGLALQETRFMDRITVQETLNLFGTFYKSKRERLDEIIELINLEDKREAYVSHLSGGQRQRLALGVSILNYPEILFLDEPTTGLDPGARRDVWKILDRLRQSKTTMILTTHYMEEAETLCERIIIMDKGKILDQGTLSDLLGRTGGGEIIRFSVEDGSDPEKLIPSDGMDKYHWDSAKSEARIYVSAITDYLPRLIQTISASGKKLKNLECHKKTLDDLFLSMTGRGLEE from the coding sequence TTGAATCCAAAGAATTCAAACGAATCGACGAACGTCGTGATTGATGTTCGCAACGTAATCAAACGTTTTAAAAATACGACTGCCGTAAACGGTTTAAGTCTGGAAATCCAAAAGGGAGAATTCGTAGCGCTTTTAGGTCCGAACGGAGCGGGTAAGACGACTTTGATCGAAATGTTGGAAGGAATCCAAAAGCCGGACGAAGGATCGATTTCCATTCTTGGTACGACTTGGAAAGAAAACGAAACTCTTCTTCGATCCAAAATCGGATTGGCCTTACAGGAAACAAGATTCATGGATCGAATCACCGTTCAAGAAACACTCAATCTATTCGGTACATTTTATAAGAGTAAAAGAGAGAGGCTCGACGAAATTATAGAATTGATCAACCTGGAAGACAAACGAGAAGCTTACGTGAGCCATCTTTCCGGCGGTCAAAGACAGAGGTTGGCGCTCGGAGTTTCTATATTAAATTATCCTGAAATTCTTTTTTTGGACGAACCCACTACTGGATTGGATCCGGGTGCGAGAAGAGACGTTTGGAAAATTTTAGATCGCCTTAGACAAAGTAAAACAACTATGATTCTTACCACACATTATATGGAAGAAGCGGAAACTCTTTGTGAAAGAATCATTATCATGGATAAGGGAAAGATTTTAGATCAGGGAACTCTGTCCGATTTATTGGGAAGAACTGGCGGGGGTGAAATCATTCGTTTTTCGGTGGAAGATGGATCCGATCCTGAAAAACTGATTCCTTCCGATGGGATGGATAAATATCACTGGGACTCGGCGAAATCGGAAGCCAGAATCTATGTATCCGCAATTACCGATTATCTACCTCGATTGATCCAAACGATTTCCGCATCTGGAAAGAAGTTAAAGAATTTGGAATGTCATAAAAAAACGTTAGACGATCTTTTCCTTAGCATGACGGGAAGGGGACTAGAAGAATGA
- a CDS encoding ABC transporter permease: MKQILQLVSIQLKEFYREPGILFWAFVFPVAMAGVLGIAFKNRGSEEVKIAVLENSYQLEELKRTLEVEDSKKSESQSTDQSDSSRSLPSLKFLVLSKEEAIRDLKRGKLNLILEKTADGKIHFSFDPENPNGQRDYLLILAKIRSNQSELAFKVEKLDSKGTRYIDYLVPGMLAMGVMNSCLWGVGWNLIEMRMKKLLRRMSATPMNKLYFLLSFFFTRLVVTAVESLILLSFTALTFENAFEGSVGAAILIYLAGNFSFSCIGMFIGSRAASSQVGNGLVNAVTFPMMVLSGIFFSYQNFPEAVLPFIRNLPLTLMADSLRAVFIEGAGMTVAIPAVAGLLIYGIVFLFAGSRIFRWS; the protein is encoded by the coding sequence ATGAAACAAATCCTTCAATTAGTGAGCATCCAGCTCAAAGAATTTTATAGGGAACCCGGAATTCTTTTTTGGGCCTTCGTATTTCCCGTTGCAATGGCCGGGGTACTCGGAATCGCATTTAAGAATCGAGGTTCCGAAGAAGTGAAAATCGCAGTATTAGAGAATTCTTATCAACTGGAGGAATTGAAACGAACTCTCGAAGTAGAAGACTCCAAAAAGAGCGAATCGCAATCGACGGATCAAAGTGATTCCTCTCGATCCTTACCTTCGCTAAAATTTTTAGTTCTTTCGAAAGAGGAAGCGATACGGGATTTGAAAAGGGGAAAGTTGAATCTGATTTTAGAAAAAACCGCAGACGGTAAGATTCATTTTTCATTCGATCCGGAAAACCCGAACGGACAAAGGGATTATCTTTTGATTCTTGCCAAAATTCGTTCCAACCAATCCGAGCTTGCGTTCAAGGTAGAGAAGTTGGATTCGAAAGGAACGAGATACATTGATTATCTTGTTCCCGGAATGCTTGCAATGGGCGTGATGAATTCCTGTCTTTGGGGAGTCGGATGGAATCTCATCGAGATGCGAATGAAAAAACTTCTGAGAAGAATGTCCGCTACTCCGATGAATAAACTGTATTTTTTACTTTCCTTCTTTTTTACGAGATTGGTCGTAACCGCAGTGGAATCCCTGATTCTTTTGAGTTTTACCGCTTTGACGTTTGAAAACGCTTTCGAAGGTTCCGTAGGAGCCGCTATTCTGATTTATCTTGCCGGAAACTTTTCGTTTTCTTGTATCGGAATGTTTATCGGATCGCGTGCCGCGAGTTCTCAAGTCGGGAACGGTTTGGTGAACGCGGTTACGTTTCCGATGATGGTCTTATCCGGAATCTTCTTCTCCTATCAAAATTTTCCGGAAGCAGTTCTACCGTTCATTCGAAATCTACCTCTCACTTTGATGGCGGATTCTTTGCGCGCGGTTTTTATCGAAGGTGCGGGGATGACGGTAGCGATTCCTGCGGTTGCAGGATTGCTTATCTATGGAATCGTATTTCTTTTTGCGGGGAGTAGAATTTTTCGCTGGTCTTGA
- a CDS encoding quinone-dependent dihydroorotate dehydrogenase — translation MISSSLRQGAYTAFLKPFFLSLDPETAHDLAKNLLGVSRKIPGVLSVIESMTSYKSDRLKTEVAGIQFDNPLGMGAGFDKTGELYPFLSRMGFGHVEVGTITGQAQPGNPKPRIFRYPEDQALVNRMGFNNPGADLALEILSKQTKGKIRGINAGKTKIVPEEKAVEDYVYTLKRLAPYADYMVINISSPNTPGLRNFQKQENFVSLIEGIRFGLGKDFKIPIFIKFAPDMEEQDLEALLETSLSLKLDGVILTNTTIEKTLLSKFPNVEKEGGLSGKPLRKKSTDFVRVAYNQLKGRIPIIGVGGIDSGAAALEKILAGADLIQIYTGYIYQGPFLPLRILEYLDQFLKKNRYDSISQLVGKEKEVRWIPKV, via the coding sequence ATGATTTCTTCCTCCTTGAGACAAGGCGCTTACACAGCATTTTTAAAACCGTTTTTTCTTTCTTTAGATCCGGAGACAGCACACGATCTCGCAAAAAATCTACTCGGTGTTAGTCGAAAAATTCCGGGGGTTCTTTCGGTAATCGAATCGATGACTTCTTATAAAAGCGATCGATTGAAAACGGAAGTGGCGGGAATTCAGTTCGATAATCCTTTGGGAATGGGCGCCGGGTTTGACAAAACGGGCGAGTTATATCCATTCTTAAGTAGAATGGGATTTGGACACGTTGAAGTAGGAACCATTACGGGTCAGGCTCAACCAGGAAATCCTAAACCCAGAATCTTTCGTTATCCTGAAGACCAAGCGCTTGTCAATCGAATGGGTTTTAATAATCCGGGCGCCGATCTTGCCTTAGAAATTCTTTCCAAACAAACAAAAGGAAAAATTCGAGGAATTAACGCGGGTAAAACCAAAATTGTTCCGGAAGAAAAAGCTGTCGAAGACTACGTTTACACTCTGAAACGTTTGGCGCCTTACGCGGATTATATGGTAATCAACATAAGTTCTCCGAATACACCTGGACTGAGAAACTTTCAAAAGCAGGAGAATTTTGTTTCTTTGATCGAAGGTATTCGGTTCGGACTGGGAAAAGATTTTAAAATTCCTATCTTTATTAAGTTCGCGCCGGACATGGAAGAACAAGATCTCGAAGCGTTATTGGAAACCTCCCTAAGTTTAAAACTGGACGGAGTCATTCTAACCAACACTACGATCGAAAAAACGCTTCTTTCGAAATTTCCGAATGTGGAAAAAGAAGGCGGTCTTTCGGGAAAGCCGCTTCGTAAAAAATCAACCGATTTCGTTCGCGTTGCATACAATCAACTAAAGGGAAGAATTCCGATTATCGGCGTGGGCGGTATCGATTCCGGCGCCGCCGCACTGGAAAAAATTCTCGCAGGCGCTGACTTAATTCAGATTTACACCGGTTATATTTATCAAGGTCCATTTCTCCCTTTGCGTATTCTTGAATACTTAGATCAGTTTCTAAAAAAGAATCGATACGATTCAATTTCTCAATTGGTGGGAAAAGAAAAAGAAGTTCGTTGGATCCCAAAAGTTTGA
- a CDS encoding M43 family metalopeptidase leptolysin yields MLRKSFVPLMIFCSLSWGCPVDKDKDKTSENINLLLGLYAFNEALYHCEPSENLRTSGAAPNFSVTSSNLSQVLLTETNAYADGGTAYLTGTVNFAGLGKNNPVGIVYAEQNHAFASNANRFIYPLWENSNRNLIQDNGKSEAAGSRSVTTAFPIGATPSYYAPSAGYNNFGSNILGVDFILPAIPSPSIPTRRVTNNTPQTCEEYKFRAEPNGIFGSANSGLSKIWQSRKKLNINLIFVPNTVATPSTVGMATMIQTLKDIYAQDTVKIDVTVTAVVATGADANFLNIANISDDFGDVAGSLGTLYKTNPAGSQDPNSLNIYVTRSYTISSSAPAGILGISSGIPGIPITGTPKSGMIVFIENHRTATGCGGVGADLICAADQVFLAKTIAHEGAHYLGLYHPVEKDVVKGRYSLDPLPETPECQDQNGNNLVGLGECLGTGFYNSGGLNLMFWAGNPTINQTQLTGEQGWVLRSHPLVY; encoded by the coding sequence ATGTTGAGAAAATCTTTCGTTCCGCTTATGATTTTTTGTTCATTGTCCTGGGGATGTCCCGTTGATAAAGACAAAGATAAAACATCGGAAAATATAAATCTTCTTCTCGGTTTGTATGCTTTTAACGAAGCGCTCTATCATTGCGAACCTTCTGAAAATTTGAGAACTTCGGGAGCGGCTCCTAACTTCAGCGTAACGTCCTCCAACTTAAGTCAAGTATTGTTAACCGAAACGAACGCTTACGCGGATGGCGGAACGGCGTATCTGACGGGTACCGTAAATTTTGCGGGTCTTGGTAAAAACAATCCGGTAGGAATCGTTTATGCCGAACAGAATCACGCATTTGCTTCAAATGCAAATCGATTTATCTATCCTTTATGGGAGAATTCCAATCGCAATTTGATTCAAGACAACGGCAAAAGTGAAGCGGCAGGATCTCGTTCCGTTACGACTGCATTTCCGATCGGGGCGACTCCGAGTTATTACGCGCCGAGCGCAGGTTATAATAACTTCGGAAGTAATATCTTAGGGGTGGATTTTATATTACCCGCAATCCCAAGCCCGTCTATCCCCACTCGTAGAGTTACGAATAATACTCCACAAACTTGCGAAGAATATAAATTCCGCGCGGAACCGAACGGAATTTTCGGAAGTGCAAATTCTGGCTTATCGAAGATTTGGCAATCTCGAAAGAAATTGAATATCAACTTGATCTTTGTTCCGAATACAGTAGCAACACCTTCCACTGTTGGCATGGCTACGATGATTCAGACTCTAAAGGATATCTATGCACAAGACACGGTAAAGATCGACGTAACTGTAACCGCCGTCGTTGCTACCGGAGCGGACGCGAACTTTCTGAATATCGCAAATATCTCCGATGATTTCGGTGATGTTGCGGGTTCCTTGGGGACGTTATATAAAACGAACCCGGCCGGCTCTCAAGATCCGAATTCATTGAATATTTACGTAACGAGAAGTTATACTATTTCTAGCAGTGCGCCGGCCGGAATTTTAGGAATCTCTTCCGGTATTCCGGGAATCCCGATCACGGGAACACCGAAATCGGGAATGATCGTATTTATTGAAAATCATAGAACCGCGACCGGTTGTGGAGGTGTTGGAGCAGATTTGATCTGCGCCGCGGATCAAGTCTTTTTAGCGAAGACAATCGCACACGAAGGCGCTCACTATTTAGGATTGTATCATCCGGTGGAGAAGGACGTTGTCAAAGGACGTTATTCTCTCGATCCGTTGCCGGAAACCCCTGAATGCCAGGATCAAAATGGAAACAATCTCGTCGGTTTAGGAGAATGTTTGGGAACCGGTTTTTACAATAGCGGGGGACTCAATCTTATGTTCTGGGCTGGAAATCCAACGATCAATCAAACACAACTCACAGGGGAACAAGGTTGGGTGCTTCGCTCGCATCCGTTGGTGTACTAA
- a CDS encoding SixA phosphatase family protein, with translation MKQIHLIRHAKSDWESEFKSDRERPLSERGRKNARSLRKYLERIEFKTDLFLVSDSKRTLDTYKILTKNKNVSSELKVTEELYESDSEDILVKLRELNSSLESVALLGHNPGIEEIANRLIRGNEDLSLSESILFKFPTSGFLSIHADIHSWKELSKIPGKIIRFWIPG, from the coding sequence TTGAAACAAATTCATTTAATCAGACACGCAAAATCAGATTGGGAATCCGAATTCAAGTCGGACAGAGAGAGACCTCTTTCGGAAAGAGGAAGGAAAAACGCTCGATCTCTTCGGAAGTATTTGGAGAGAATCGAATTCAAAACGGATTTGTTTTTAGTTTCGGATTCGAAAAGGACATTGGACACGTATAAAATTCTTACAAAAAATAAGAATGTCTCTTCCGAGCTCAAAGTAACCGAAGAATTGTACGAGTCTGATAGCGAAGATATCTTAGTTAAACTCAGAGAATTGAATTCTAGTCTTGAGAGTGTGGCATTGTTGGGTCATAATCCTGGAATCGAAGAAATTGCAAATCGTTTGATCCGAGGGAACGAAGACTTGTCCTTATCGGAATCGATTCTCTTTAAATTCCCAACCTCCGGATTCTTGAGTATACATGCCGATATACACTCGTGGAAAGAGCTCAGTAAGATACCGGGCAAGATAATTCGATTTTGGATTCCGGGATGA
- the hpt gene encoding hypoxanthine phosphoribosyltransferase, with amino-acid sequence MNKKNSDILHPRFSQEEISKRVKSLASEIAKDYKKLNPVFICVLKGGVYFFSDLTKEIPFSVEIDFVQARSYSGTVSTGKIDLLKDINTDLSDRHVILVEDILDTGFTLQYLVRHIFTRNPASLEIVTLLLKERKNILEFPVKYVGWRIPDEFVVGYGLDFDGKYRNLPDIHVLEPADFSV; translated from the coding sequence ATGAACAAAAAAAATTCGGACATTCTCCACCCTCGTTTTTCTCAGGAAGAAATCTCGAAGAGAGTAAAATCCTTAGCGTCCGAGATCGCAAAAGATTATAAAAAACTGAATCCCGTTTTTATCTGCGTATTAAAAGGCGGAGTTTACTTTTTCTCCGATTTAACGAAAGAGATTCCTTTTTCAGTGGAGATTGATTTTGTTCAGGCAAGGTCGTATTCGGGAACCGTTTCCACGGGCAAAATCGATTTGTTAAAAGATATCAACACCGACCTTTCCGATCGCCACGTAATTCTCGTCGAAGATATTTTAGATACGGGGTTTACTTTGCAATATCTGGTGAGACACATCTTTACGAGAAATCCGGCGAGTCTGGAAATCGTTACTCTTCTTTTAAAGGAAAGAAAAAATATCCTCGAATTTCCGGTGAAATACGTCGGCTGGAGAATTCCGGATGAATTTGTGGTCGGTTACGGTCTCGATTTTGATGGGAAATATCGGAACCTTCCGGACATCCATGTTCTGGAACCGGCCGACTTTTCAGTTTAA
- a CDS encoding cation:proton antiporter, which translates to MEHHSLSLLNDIALSIIFATFFSHIARVTKQPLILGYVAGGLLLGPNLGLGLVVNEESIELISEIGLILLLFIIGLEIDLKELARMGKSMFILGISQFVFCVIFGLLFFKGILAGSAGKFDLLYFAIALAISSTMIVVKLLHDKFEVSTIAGRLTIGVLVLQDIWAIIFMGVQPNLQDPQILKIASSLGIGLVLIGVAFLISRFFLSRLFEAAASKPELILITSIAWCFLLCGFAERAGLSKEMGALIAGVSIAAFPYGADVIAKLSGIRDFFITLFFVALGMKIPIPSIQIISISLIAVAFVIVSRVITVATPVYFSGKGLRAGVVTGLNLAQISEFSLVILSLGMGYGHISKELESTVLTSMILASVVSTYIILFNDPISRFILQLLAGIGLKEKDENRTESDITGQPKRDIVILGYFRIAQGLLEGIEKEKPEWLNRILIVDFNPVFRQSLEAKGIRWAYGDLANPETLHHLGIEDARYVICTISDMILKGTTNRRLLESLKTICHHTQPSIILTTDDAKEADVLVESGAAHVIVPGRISGMSLFKEMRTIVDHSKIGPEKTNASTKKKPAKKKVLAKSKNRGK; encoded by the coding sequence ATGGAGCATCATTCTCTTTCTCTTCTCAATGATATCGCATTGAGCATCATCTTCGCAACGTTCTTTTCTCATATCGCCAGGGTTACAAAACAACCGTTGATTCTCGGTTATGTGGCCGGGGGACTTTTGCTGGGACCCAATCTGGGTCTTGGTCTTGTCGTAAACGAAGAAAGTATCGAATTGATCTCCGAGATCGGTTTGATTCTTTTGCTTTTCATCATCGGACTCGAGATCGATCTAAAAGAATTGGCGCGGATGGGAAAGTCCATGTTCATCTTGGGGATCAGTCAGTTCGTATTTTGCGTAATTTTCGGTTTGCTCTTTTTTAAAGGAATCCTCGCAGGTTCGGCCGGAAAATTCGATCTTCTTTATTTTGCCATCGCGCTTGCGATCAGCTCTACAATGATCGTAGTCAAACTTCTTCACGATAAATTCGAGGTAAGTACGATTGCGGGTCGGCTTACTATAGGAGTTTTGGTTCTTCAAGATATTTGGGCGATCATCTTTATGGGAGTTCAACCGAATCTTCAAGATCCACAAATTCTTAAAATTGCAAGTTCTCTTGGAATCGGTTTGGTTTTAATCGGGGTCGCTTTTCTTATCAGTAGATTCTTTCTTTCCAGGTTGTTTGAAGCGGCCGCATCGAAACCGGAACTCATTTTGATCACTTCGATCGCTTGGTGTTTTTTACTCTGCGGTTTTGCAGAAAGAGCAGGGCTTTCGAAAGAGATGGGCGCTTTGATCGCGGGTGTGAGTATCGCCGCGTTTCCATATGGAGCAGACGTAATCGCAAAACTTTCCGGAATCAGAGATTTTTTCATCACTCTCTTCTTCGTAGCTCTTGGAATGAAAATTCCGATTCCTTCGATTCAGATCATAAGTATTTCCTTGATCGCCGTTGCATTTGTGATTGTGAGTCGCGTAATCACGGTTGCGACTCCCGTGTATTTTTCCGGAAAGGGTTTGAGAGCCGGAGTTGTCACAGGTTTGAATTTGGCGCAGATCAGCGAATTCTCGCTCGTGATTCTTTCTCTGGGAATGGGTTACGGACATATTAGCAAAGAATTGGAATCGACCGTTTTAACTTCCATGATCCTTGCCTCCGTCGTTTCCACATACATTATCCTCTTTAACGATCCTATCTCGCGTTTCATCTTACAGTTGTTAGCTGGAATCGGTTTAAAGGAAAAAGATGAGAATCGAACTGAATCGGATATTACGGGTCAGCCGAAACGTGATATCGTGATCTTGGGTTATTTTAGAATCGCTCAAGGTCTTTTGGAAGGAATCGAAAAAGAAAAACCGGAATGGTTGAATCGAATTTTGATCGTGGATTTTAATCCAGTTTTTAGACAATCTCTGGAAGCGAAGGGAATTCGTTGGGCATATGGAGATCTGGCCAATCCGGAAACACTTCACCATTTAGGAATCGAAGACGCAAGATACGTGATCTGTACGATATCCGATATGATTTTGAAAGGAACAACCAACCGAAGACTTTTGGAATCTCTCAAAACGATCTGTCATCATACTCAGCCCTCGATCATTCTGACGACGGACGATGCGAAAGAAGCGGACGTCCTTGTAGAAAGCGGAGCCGCGCACGTGATCGTTCCAGGAAGAATCAGCGGGATGTCTCTGTTTAAAGAAATGAGAACGATCGTGGACCATTCTAAAATCGGACCTGAAAAAACAAACGCTTCCACTAAGAAAAAACCTGCGAAGAAGAAGGTGCTTGCGAAGTCAAAGAATCGAGGCAAATGA
- a CDS encoding DUF1289 domain-containing protein, with the protein MVRSPCNKICSMDFETGFCEGCFRTIEEIGNWSRYSDLERENLFLTIQTRKEDILSKKKYIKKEFRV; encoded by the coding sequence GTGGTCCGTTCGCCGTGCAATAAGATCTGCTCGATGGACTTTGAAACGGGTTTTTGTGAGGGTTGTTTCCGAACGATCGAAGAAATCGGAAATTGGTCTCGTTATTCCGACTTGGAAAGGGAGAATCTTTTTTTAACCATTCAAACTAGGAAGGAAGATATTCTTTCCAAGAAAAAATATATTAAAAAAGAATTCCGAGTTTAA